A window of Methylomonas sp. 11b genomic DNA:
TGGGCCAACTTGCTGTTGTCATTGCAAGCGGTCAAACCCGAACGTGGAGAGGAATTTTCTAAGCAGTTGTTAGCGATTAACGGCATTGAGGAAGTACGGCTGCATTTTGAAGAAAATGCCGCGTATTTGAAAGTCGATAACCAGCAGCTCGACAAAAACCAACTAGGTATTTTTTTGAAGCAGTGGCAGTAAGCCGCTGTTACTCGCAATTTTTACACGGAGAACACCATGCTCAATAAAGTTATGCTGATCGGCCGCCTCGGCGCCGATCCGGAAGTCCGCTATATGCCGAGCGGCGATGCCATTACCACCATCCGCTTAGCCACCAGCCGCCGCTGGAAAGACCGCAACACCAATGAACGTAAGGAAGAAACCGAATGGCATCGGGTGGTGTTTTTCAGCGGTCTGGCGAAAATCGCCGGCGAGTATCTGAAAAAAGGCAGCCAATGTTATGTAGAAGGCCGGATTCGCACGCAAAAATGGCAAGGCCAGGACGGTCAGGAGCGTTATACGACGGAAATCGTGGCCGACAATATGCATATGCTCGACAGCAAGAGCGGCGGTACCGCCAGCTATTCAGACAACAATACGCCGCCGGCCAGCAGTTACGACAATCGCCCGTCCGCGCCGTCAGGCTCGCCAGCGGCGCCGGCTTCTTATGACGATTTCGACGACGATATTCCATTTTAACGGACACCTGATAACAAACAAAAAGCCCCTGCTCAGGGGCTTTTTTATAGCGTGCGAAATCCGTTTATTCGGTGCCATCAAAAACTCTACTAGCTTCAGATACCCCTTAATCTGTTGAGATTGCCAGCCCTAGATATTTGCCACAACAAACTCATCTGGTAAG
This region includes:
- a CDS encoding single-stranded DNA-binding protein, whose product is MLNKVMLIGRLGADPEVRYMPSGDAITTIRLATSRRWKDRNTNERKEETEWHRVVFFSGLAKIAGEYLKKGSQCYVEGRIRTQKWQGQDGQERYTTEIVADNMHMLDSKSGGTASYSDNNTPPASSYDNRPSAPSGSPAAPASYDDFDDDIPF